In Salinigranum marinum, one DNA window encodes the following:
- a CDS encoding YgaP-like transmembrane domain, with protein MTERNVGGADRIARGLLAVGLAVVAVRALRSGSRSLGGLAALGGLAALGALGAGFNATTCFCGANATLGLDTTESGE; from the coding sequence ATGACCGAACGAAACGTCGGCGGTGCCGACAGGATCGCCCGCGGACTGCTCGCCGTCGGACTGGCGGTGGTCGCCGTGCGTGCGCTCCGGTCGGGAAGCCGCTCGCTCGGCGGACTCGCGGCGCTCGGCGGACTCGCGGCGCTCGGCGCGCTCGGGGCCGGCTTCAACGCGACCACGTGCTTCTGCGGCGCGAACGCGACGCTCGGCCTCGACACGACCGAGTCGGGGGAGTGA
- a CDS encoding sugar phosphate nucleotidyltransferase, which translates to MYGVVLAAGEGTRLRPLTAERPKGLVEVAGVPILTRCFETLRSLGVDELVVVVGYRGDDVVSYYGDRFGDLPITYATQAERKGSAHALAIAGAHVNGDAVVMNGDNVCDATLSAVVSRHAETDADATLLVDRVPRDRASRTGVVEFDDDGGVVGLVEKPDDPPSTTVPRGFYAFSPRIFEACRAVEPSPTREYELTAAIDRLLAAGGRVETVPLDGWCVNVNTAADRSRAERRLGERS; encoded by the coding sequence GTGTACGGCGTCGTTCTCGCGGCCGGCGAGGGAACCCGACTGCGCCCGCTGACGGCCGAGCGGCCGAAGGGGCTGGTCGAGGTCGCCGGCGTGCCGATCCTGACGCGCTGTTTCGAGACGCTCCGCTCGCTCGGCGTCGACGAACTGGTCGTCGTCGTGGGCTACCGCGGGGACGACGTCGTCTCGTACTACGGCGACCGATTCGGCGACCTTCCGATCACGTACGCCACACAAGCGGAGCGGAAGGGGTCGGCCCACGCGCTGGCGATCGCCGGCGCACACGTCAACGGCGACGCGGTCGTGATGAACGGCGACAACGTCTGCGACGCGACCCTCTCGGCGGTCGTCTCCCGACACGCCGAGACCGACGCCGACGCGACCCTCCTCGTCGACCGGGTTCCCCGCGACCGGGCGTCCCGAACCGGTGTGGTCGAGTTCGACGACGACGGCGGCGTCGTCGGCCTCGTCGAGAAGCCGGACGACCCGCCGTCGACCACGGTCCCGCGGGGCTTCTACGCCTTCTCGCCGCGGATCTTCGAGGCCTGCCGCGCCGTCGAGCCGTCGCCGACCAGGGAGTACGAACTCACGGCCGCGATCGACCGCCTCCTCGCGGCGGGTGGCCGGGTCGAGACCGTCCCGCTCGACGGCTGGTGCGTCAACGTGAACACGGCCGCGGACCGCAGCCGGGCCGAACGACGGCTGGGCGAGCGGTCCTGA
- a CDS encoding VOC family protein, translating into MPPRAHHVGLTVSDLDRAVAFYRDVLGLAVVDRFSVDGEAFATGVGVDGASAEFAHLDADGVRVELVAYDPEGTAVESGTVNRPGTAHVGLSTPDLDAFYESLPAEVETQSAPQRTASGTKILFVRDPEGNLVEVLEV; encoded by the coding sequence ATGCCACCCCGCGCACACCACGTCGGGCTGACCGTGAGCGACCTCGACCGGGCGGTCGCGTTCTACCGCGACGTCCTCGGTCTCGCCGTCGTCGACCGCTTCTCGGTCGACGGCGAAGCGTTCGCGACCGGCGTCGGCGTCGACGGTGCCAGCGCCGAGTTCGCACACCTCGACGCCGACGGCGTCCGCGTCGAACTCGTCGCGTACGACCCCGAGGGCACGGCCGTCGAATCGGGGACTGTGAACCGGCCGGGGACGGCACACGTGGGGCTGTCGACGCCCGACCTGGACGCGTTCTACGAGTCGCTTCCGGCCGAGGTCGAAACCCAGAGCGCCCCCCAGCGGACGGCCAGTGGGACCAAGATCCTGTTCGTCCGCGATCCGGAGGGGAACCTCGTCGAGGTGCTGGAGGTCTGA
- a CDS encoding ADP-ribosylglycohydrolase family protein, translated as MDGDRAEGVLLGLACGDALGRPVEFETPARILAQYGEVTEMLANGTWNKPAGTVTDDTEMALRLARSLVDRGAFDPADVAERFVAWYESGPFDIGNMTASALGRIRDGEPWHVAGQRVWEASPEGSNAGNGSVMRAAPLAVAFASRESELVDASVASSKITHADPRCTAGCAVLNLTLAGLASGRSEPLSRALDRAEPPEPLEDALRPVAAAAAAPDDLRSTGYVVDTLRTALWYGLRAGTAENALVDVVNMGGDADTVGAITGAVVGARFGADALPDRWLAELDTADELRALARDLTTVGE; from the coding sequence ATGGACGGCGACCGCGCCGAAGGGGTCCTGCTCGGCTTAGCCTGTGGTGACGCGCTCGGCCGCCCGGTCGAGTTCGAGACGCCGGCGCGGATCCTCGCGCAGTACGGCGAGGTGACCGAGATGCTCGCGAACGGCACCTGGAACAAGCCCGCGGGAACGGTGACCGACGACACCGAGATGGCGCTCCGTCTCGCGCGGAGCCTCGTCGACCGGGGTGCGTTCGACCCGGCGGACGTCGCCGAACGGTTCGTCGCGTGGTACGAGTCGGGGCCGTTCGACATCGGTAACATGACCGCCTCGGCGCTCGGTCGGATCCGCGACGGGGAGCCGTGGCACGTCGCCGGACAGCGGGTGTGGGAGGCGTCGCCCGAGGGGTCGAACGCCGGCAACGGGAGCGTGATGCGCGCCGCGCCGCTCGCGGTCGCGTTCGCGTCCCGAGAGTCCGAACTCGTCGACGCGAGCGTGGCGAGTTCGAAGATCACGCACGCCGACCCGCGCTGTACGGCCGGCTGTGCCGTGTTGAACCTCACGCTCGCGGGACTCGCCTCCGGCCGGTCCGAGCCGCTGTCGCGCGCGCTCGACCGCGCGGAGCCGCCGGAGCCCCTCGAAGACGCCCTCCGACCGGTCGCGGCGGCCGCCGCCGCCCCCGACGACCTCCGGTCGACCGGCTACGTCGTCGACACGCTCCGGACGGCGTTGTGGTACGGTCTCCGGGCCGGGACCGCGGAGAACGCGCTCGTCGACGTGGTGAACATGGGCGGCGACGCCGACACCGTCGGCGCGATCACCGGCGCGGTCGTGGGCGCGCGGTTCGGTGCCGACGCCCTCCCGGACCGGTGGCTCGCCGAACTCGATACCGCCGACGAACTTCGGGCGCTGGCGCGCGACCTCACGACCGTCGGGGAGTAA
- a CDS encoding cupin domain-containing protein: protein MKHVSGSAVDPTEAVDGVHLAQHAAGSEMSVQRFRIEPGAVVPEHAHPHEQTGYVAAGTLTFIIDGEEIVVSAGDSYAIPGDEPHAVENRGERVVEGVDVFAPPRLNPDWAGD, encoded by the coding sequence ATGAAGCACGTCTCGGGTTCGGCGGTCGATCCCACGGAGGCCGTCGACGGCGTCCACCTCGCACAGCACGCCGCGGGTTCGGAGATGAGCGTCCAGCGGTTCCGCATCGAACCCGGGGCCGTGGTCCCCGAACACGCCCACCCCCACGAACAGACCGGCTACGTCGCGGCGGGGACGCTCACCTTCATCATCGACGGCGAGGAGATCGTCGTCTCCGCCGGCGACTCGTACGCCATCCCGGGCGACGAGCCCCACGCCGTCGAGAACCGGGGCGAGCGCGTGGTCGAGGGCGTCGACGTCTTCGCCCCGCCACGGCTGAACCCCGACTGGGCCGGCGACTGA
- a CDS encoding DUF5817 domain-containing protein has protein sequence MYAVVGCTDCAALWLVSDPQSSKTAQCPRCGRRHQLRKLKRLFESDDRDVARQARAELLAKKQGASEAFERLDSVAAMERQVDEPAVDDREYLTGSGLDADAVAAAGEREAESRSRDRIVRDAVGQQDRPTEAAVVDYATEHGVPADAARDLLEALTRRGEVSESRGRYRLV, from the coding sequence ATGTACGCGGTGGTCGGCTGCACCGACTGTGCGGCGCTGTGGCTGGTCTCGGATCCCCAGTCGTCGAAGACGGCCCAGTGTCCGCGTTGCGGACGGCGACACCAGCTCCGAAAACTCAAGCGCCTCTTCGAGTCCGACGACCGCGACGTGGCCCGGCAGGCACGCGCGGAACTCCTGGCAAAGAAGCAGGGGGCGTCCGAAGCGTTCGAGCGCCTCGACTCGGTCGCGGCGATGGAACGGCAGGTCGACGAACCGGCCGTCGACGACCGCGAGTACCTGACGGGGTCGGGGCTGGACGCCGACGCGGTGGCGGCAGCCGGCGAACGGGAGGCTGAATCGCGGAGCCGCGACCGGATCGTCAGGGACGCCGTCGGGCAGCAGGACCGGCCGACCGAGGCGGCGGTGGTCGACTACGCCACCGAGCACGGCGTGCCGGCCGACGCCGCCCGCGATCTGCTCGAGGCGCTGACCCGCCGGGGGGAGGTCTCCGAGAGCCGCGGCCGGTACCGGCTGGTCTGA
- the hmgA gene encoding hydroxymethylglutaryl-CoA reductase (NADPH), with amino-acid sequence MTDSDSDSDPGADMDVDATSLAERVRAGDLRFHELEAHTDADTAAAARRHLVEAQSGASLDTVGAYGFDAAAADANIENMIGAVQIPAGVAGPVSIDGGAASGEYYLPMATTEGALLASVNRGCSVIDRAGGAAARVTAAGMTRAPVFRVESVVEAEALASWVRDNHAALAAAAEETTSHGELLAAKPYVVGDNVFVRFRYDTKDAMGMNMATIATRAACEVIESETPASLVALSGNLCTDKKPAAVNAVEGRGRSVTADVLVPREVVEERLHTTPEAVAEVNTRKNLVGSAKAGSLGFNAHVANVVAAMFLATGQDAAQVVEGSNAITTVEVRESGLYVGVSLASLEVGTVGGGTKLPTQSEGLDVLGVRGGGDPPGEHADALAECVAVGALAGELSLLSALASRHLSSAHESLGR; translated from the coding sequence ATGACCGACTCGGACTCGGATTCGGACCCCGGCGCGGACATGGACGTGGACGCGACGTCACTCGCCGAGCGCGTCCGCGCCGGCGACCTCCGGTTCCACGAACTCGAAGCGCACACCGACGCCGACACGGCCGCGGCCGCGCGACGTCACCTGGTCGAAGCGCAGTCGGGCGCGTCGCTCGACACCGTCGGCGCGTACGGCTTCGACGCCGCCGCGGCCGACGCGAACATCGAGAACATGATCGGTGCCGTCCAGATCCCGGCCGGGGTCGCCGGCCCCGTCTCGATCGACGGCGGTGCCGCGTCGGGCGAGTACTACCTCCCGATGGCGACCACCGAAGGTGCCCTGCTGGCCTCGGTGAACCGCGGCTGTTCGGTCATCGACCGCGCCGGCGGGGCGGCCGCGCGCGTCACCGCCGCGGGGATGACCCGCGCGCCCGTCTTCCGCGTCGAGAGCGTCGTCGAGGCGGAAGCGCTCGCGTCGTGGGTCCGCGACAACCACGCGGCGCTGGCGGCGGCGGCCGAGGAGACGACGAGCCACGGCGAACTCCTCGCGGCGAAACCGTACGTCGTCGGCGACAACGTCTTCGTTCGGTTCCGCTACGACACGAAGGACGCGATGGGAATGAACATGGCGACCATCGCCACCCGCGCGGCGTGTGAGGTGATCGAGTCCGAAACGCCAGCGTCGCTCGTGGCGCTGTCCGGCAACCTCTGCACGGACAAGAAACCCGCCGCGGTCAACGCCGTCGAGGGGCGCGGGCGTTCGGTCACCGCGGACGTGCTCGTCCCCCGGGAGGTCGTCGAGGAGCGCCTGCACACCACCCCCGAGGCGGTGGCAGAAGTCAACACCCGGAAGAACCTCGTCGGGAGCGCCAAGGCGGGGTCGCTCGGGTTCAACGCCCACGTCGCCAACGTCGTCGCGGCGATGTTCCTCGCGACCGGCCAGGACGCCGCACAGGTCGTCGAGGGATCGAACGCCATCACGACGGTGGAGGTCCGCGAGTCGGGGCTGTACGTCGGCGTCTCGCTCGCCTCGCTCGAAGTGGGGACGGTCGGCGGCGGGACGAAGCTCCCGACGCAGTCGGAGGGGCTCGACGTCCTCGGCGTTCGGGGCGGTGGCGACCCGCCGGGCGAACACGCCGACGCGCTCGCGGAGTGCGTCGCCGTCGGCGCGCTCGCCGGCGAACTCTCGCTGTTGTCGGCGCTGGCGTCGCGACACCTCTCCTCGGCGCACGAGTCGCTCGGCAGGTAG
- a CDS encoding amidohydrolase, which produces MTAAADLVLTNAEVHTLTDPDETYEALAVRDGRIARLGSAYDVDFLVGTDTRVVDLEGRVVLPGFVDAHTHLPMVGRRLVHADLAVGSRAASIDRLRERAVDLTVESSGDGEGGEWIQGFGYDESGWDDDGYLLGEELDEVSDDRPVVAFREDMHVASVNSVALDRLGLAAGDHGGDVREQGGDPTGVLVERAVDDVWDAVSPSKEETRALLTAAQRYANERGVTAVHDMVRGSHAPGVYRDLERAGELTLRVRLNYWADHLDALREVGLRTNHGAGLVRLGAIKTYTDGSFGGRTAKLSAPYADADESDTDPTGQWVVPPTELDEIVRAADDAGFQVAAHAIGDAAVDAVLDAFERVSSDGDDGSRHRIEHAELADDAAIDRMVDLGVVASVQPNFLKWAGEGGLYDRRLGDRRTETNRYRVMAEAGVPLAFGSDCMPLDPLLGVSHAVDAPADDQRLSTTAALRAYTSGGAYAGFDEDRLGTVTLDSHADLVALDGSPWAEGIDGIDGIDPVLTVVDGRVVYDAVDGAARSR; this is translated from the coding sequence ATGACCGCGGCCGCCGACCTCGTCTTGACGAACGCGGAGGTTCACACGCTGACAGACCCGGACGAGACGTACGAGGCTCTCGCCGTCCGCGACGGCCGGATCGCCCGCCTCGGGAGCGCCTACGACGTCGACTTCCTCGTCGGCACCGACACGCGCGTCGTCGACCTCGAGGGACGGGTCGTGCTCCCGGGGTTCGTCGACGCCCACACGCACCTCCCGATGGTCGGTCGCCGGCTCGTTCACGCCGACCTCGCGGTCGGCTCTCGAGCGGCGTCGATCGACCGACTCCGCGAGCGCGCGGTGGATCTCACGGTCGAGAGTTCGGGCGACGGCGAGGGCGGCGAGTGGATACAGGGCTTCGGCTACGACGAGTCGGGGTGGGACGACGACGGCTACCTCCTCGGGGAGGAACTCGACGAGGTCTCCGACGACCGCCCCGTGGTGGCGTTCCGCGAGGACATGCATGTCGCCTCGGTGAACTCGGTCGCGCTCGACCGGCTCGGCCTGGCAGCGGGCGACCACGGGGGTGACGTCCGCGAGCAGGGCGGCGACCCGACGGGCGTCCTCGTCGAACGGGCGGTCGACGACGTCTGGGACGCCGTTTCGCCCTCGAAGGAGGAGACGAGAGCGCTCCTCACGGCTGCCCAGCGGTACGCGAACGAGCGCGGTGTCACCGCCGTCCACGACATGGTCCGGGGGTCGCACGCACCCGGGGTGTACCGCGACCTCGAACGGGCGGGGGAGCTCACCCTCCGCGTCCGGCTGAACTACTGGGCCGACCACCTCGACGCCCTCAGAGAGGTCGGCCTACGGACGAACCACGGCGCGGGGCTCGTCCGTCTCGGCGCGATCAAGACGTACACCGACGGTAGCTTCGGCGGGCGGACGGCGAAGCTCTCCGCACCGTACGCCGACGCCGACGAGAGCGACACCGACCCGACGGGACAGTGGGTCGTCCCCCCCACCGAACTGGACGAGATCGTCCGCGCGGCCGACGACGCGGGCTTTCAGGTCGCCGCTCACGCGATCGGGGACGCGGCGGTCGACGCCGTTCTCGACGCGTTCGAGCGAGTCAGCTCCGACGGAGACGACGGGTCCCGACACCGGATCGAACACGCCGAGCTCGCCGACGATGCGGCGATCGACCGCATGGTCGACCTCGGCGTCGTCGCCTCCGTGCAGCCGAACTTCCTCAAGTGGGCCGGCGAGGGCGGCCTGTACGACCGCCGCCTCGGCGACCGTCGGACGGAGACGAACCGATACCGCGTCATGGCCGAGGCGGGCGTCCCGCTCGCGTTCGGGAGCGACTGCATGCCGCTCGACCCGCTGTTGGGCGTCTCCCACGCCGTCGACGCGCCCGCGGACGACCAGCGGCTCTCGACCACGGCGGCGCTCAGGGCGTACACGAGCGGGGGCGCGTACGCGGGCTTCGACGAGGACCGCCTGGGCACCGTCACGCTCGACAGCCACGCGGATCTGGTCGCCCTCGACGGCTCGCCGTGGGCCGAAGGGATCGACGGGATCGACGGGATCGACCCGGTGCTGACCGTCGTCGACGGCCGGGTGGTGTACGACGCGGTGGACGGCGCCGCGCGGTCCCGCTGA